The Tigriopus californicus strain San Diego chromosome 10, Tcal_SD_v2.1, whole genome shotgun sequence region AAACCTTCAAACATTTATGATACAAGATCAAGACGATCTTCACATgtgtttatttttcattttctctagCATGTTTTCTACCATATTCAGGAGCTAATCTTGCATGTTTTGACATAATTGAAGAGGTATTCCAAGGCTAGGTACCTAGCAGCCATTGCTTTTNTAGCATGTTTTCTACCATATTCAGGAGCTAATCTTGCATGTTTTGACATAATTGAAGAGGTATTCCAAGGCTAGGTACCTAGCAGCCATTGCTTTTGGAGCTATGGCACACCCACAACTTGAGCATCAATCTAATATCGGAGATGATGCTACCTGGTGTTATCtggaggaaaagaaatgtaaaaacGTGCGATGTGAAGGGATCTGATAAAATGGAAGGACTTTTAAGTGGGCAAATTTAGCTCGTTAGTTGACACCTTCGTGGTTTATCCGTCTACCGTATGACCATTTGATTAAGAAAGCTGGCATATTATTGTTTATTATAGGGACCACAAAGACCGAAAATTGATAAGGATAAAGGGAATGCAACAAAATGCCAACAAAATATCCCTCTAGGTATCGCACAGTGCTAAAAGGGGGAAAATGCTTATCTTCCAGCATCCCCTAACTCATTCAGGCCTTTATTGAGCTTGTTGAtactttttcatatttgaatcATGGTGCATTGAAGTATGGCTATGAGGTACGCTGCAGGCACGTAGGTGAAATGGTGGAAGAACACAAGTACACTAAAAGAACTATCAATGCAAATGACCTAACAGTAAAAGCTGCGAGAGCCTTGGCAAATGTCCAGCAATTTATCCTTGCTTTTCACGAGCAcgatttgaacttgaaagcttACGTTCTCGTCTCTTCTTCATGTTGCTCTCGATGAAATGCTAGTTTAAGGCATACTACGAGAGTCGGATCAACAAAAACGCCCAGACAGaatatattttgcattttgtcaAGATACTTCGATATTAAAACCTGCAGATCTACAAATCTGGGCTTTGATGTAGGAGTGGAGTTGCTTTCGGTTTGGATAATGTTTAAAAACTATATTTTGCAACTTGCCCTTAATGAGTTCAAGGAGGACACAACCTCGTTGTGAATAACAGACTCAAGGAGTCAAGGGATTAAAACTAACAAATGCCTGGTTGAAATTAGCAAGGTTATGAGAAAGACTAGATGGTGTCCTTTGGGGTGAGGAAAAGCCGAGATTATGAAGACTTTATGCCGAAGAAACAATTCATCATGTTGATGAACAATgctcaaaatgaacatgtccTTGTGAAAGTCAAGATTTCCCTTTTTCGTGAACTTTTAAGACTTGTATAGGTACATGACCCACGTAATTAGGAGTACTGGATGTGTGTCAGAAGTAAACAAAgctattcattcaaattcGATGCGCTgtcatcattttttgatcattgGCTTGGGCAGAAATGTAATACCTCGTAATCAAATGTTGTCTCGGAAATGTCATCTTTGGATATCTCTGATTCAAAGTGAGTTATCACATGATTGAATTGGCACCTTGTGGATTGCAGTCGCATAATAAGAGTCTTGAGTGAGATTCTCAGATGGCCCTGGATAAAACAGAGACCCGACTTTCTCCGCTTGAAATTCGAGGATCGTCATGTTGTTCTCAATTCTGATTCTCACTAAAGCAGGCCGAATGTTTCGTGTCCCAGCACAAATGCTCCATGGGACAGCCCatccctgattttttttgctcaagcaCTCGAGCAAGTCTTGACGATAGCCTGTGTGGTCTTGAGTATGTACGTGTGCCCAACAACGTAAGACCTATACATCTTCTGTATGTACACACGACCAGCAGACGCTGGCCTGAGGATTTCTGTTTTGAAGCTGGAACATGCAGTTGGTAAAAACATAGGTGGAGAACGCAGAAGTCCTTCGACCTTGTCGACGGGAGAAAATTCGACCAAAGCTCTTTCTTGCCACAGAACGGGGAATTATGAGCTAGGCCTTTTTGTGTAAGTGTGAGATTGCTTTGATTGGGAATTGGTGAACCGCAAACTCCAATATGGCTGAAGGAAGGAGAAAACTGGAGCAGGACTCTCAAATTGGTAAGCAATTCTCTTTCGTATCATACATTGTGAGTACGGTGATCTTGACCAGAGCACCTCAAATGTTGCACAAGTATATACTGTATGTTCGTAGACTAGAACACATGGCCTTGTGTCCAAATAATGGTCTAACTTTAGCGTTTCATTTCATGAGGAAAATATCAAACGCGGattgatttgttgtttttttctttcgtgcATTTCGCGAACCTCATCACGTTTGTgagcttgatttgaaaacagTAGATGTAAGTGGATTCTGACAAGGCGACACCGTGTTTTACCCTGCCTAAAAGTCGGAAAGACGGCGAACGATCAGACATTCATGCACTTTACTTTTGAGGCCAAGAACAAAGGCTCTTTCTCGTTGTTTGACTAACGAGCGACGAACGGCAGGAGACCCTCACATCAGCAATGACGTTCAAATTCTGAACCAACTATGAACGAACACTTTCAGTATCAGTTGGACTGGCGGCTTGCGAGAAACATCCAGGTTGTTAGAACTCATTGTCTACATCCACATTTGGTAATTCCAGTAATACCATACTAaacattcaattcaaagtaTTTCTTTAAAGATGGTGTTGAAATCAACCCGAAAAATGTGTCCCGTCGCAGGGCCTCGCCTCAATGGAAGGGTCACTTTGACAAGCTCTCTGACAAATGGGGGACCATCAGCTCAGCCTCAAGTTCTGTGGCAGGTTCGATTGGTTAGAATCTAAGCTTGTGTTCACTCACTTGGATTTCAACCTCTTGATTGTTGTGCTGTCTGGACTaatttcaacaagttcgtTTCCTCCCAAAACAAATTATACGCAGTATTTGATTGGTCATTGGAAATTCTCACAAACAACATCCGAATGGATTCGGAAGTGACACCATTTAGTACCACACAATTGCCGACACGAACACTTGACACCATTAATCGTTTGAGATCAAGTAGTGCTCTTTCATTGAAATGTCGTGACAAATGAAGAGGGTTTCTTTCCATTGGCAAtagattttttcaaaactgacgTAATTCTAGGATCTCTACCAACCTCACCAATTCCATACCATCTTTGGGGGGATCTGGAGAAGCAGAAAGAGCAAGGTGGATATCCATGGACTCATCTAAGTCACAATCAAGAGGAGGAGGTGTGGATAGATCCTCTGAAACTTCCCAGAGACATATCCGCGTAAGTGGAGAGGACATGTTGCCGCCaaagtgactgactgactgactgactcatgAGTCATGAGCGAATCTTACTTTAGCTTAGCGTACTATATATTTCCCTCGAGTCAATGTTGATTAATGCTCGTTGCATGGTGACATTGGTATGTTCCAGGGCCACCATACGAAGGAGAGATAAGAGCATCCCAAGGGAATGGTTTCATCTACCAGAGGGAGCAGAGCCTCCTTCAGTGGAGGAGCTTCTCCGAGAGTCGTCGTCAGATGATGATAATGTTGATGATACTCAAGGCGCTCAACGAGCCAAATCTCCACCTTTGTGTGGACGGGGTAGAAGCAAGTCCCGAGAGCGAAAGCTGAACAAGCATAAACTGTCATCACAGGCACAAGACCTTCAAGCCGAGTATGAGATAGTGCACCCAGTACCACCCCAAGATAATCCATTCGCCTCTGAATCTTCGCTGAAAGGGTTATCGAGTCCATTCACAACTTACAATGCATTGCCTAGTCATGATCAGACATCTACCAATGCAGAAATTTCCAGGATTAATCAGGAGGCAAACGATCCCCACGTCCACCTTAAACAAGAAATCGTTATCAATAAAGAGGCTGAAGATGACTCTGACTCGACAGGATGTTTTCCTCTCACAAGGCGGTCAAGATCACGAagtaaatcaaaagaaaagaaaactggaaaaagatCAACCAGTAGACATCAGAGCGAAAACGCCTACGCCTTACCACCACGGACGGACGTTCCTGGGCGTGAGGGTCAAATATCCCCGCCAGAGGTGAATCGAGATAAGAAACCAACTCCAAAGTCAATCAAAACTAAACATCAAGGCGGTAAATCTAATAGCTCTCGTGATGAAGGCTACGAGCCAGTCGGGCAAAGGAGAACAGGCTTTGAAGGCACCAGTAGTTTGGTTAAATTGGATACGCGGGAAGGAACCAATCCATTCCTCATTGAAGACAACAGTCCAAACATAACCAAAGAGTACGAGGATGTCCAACCCTTTGGCCCCCCACTTCTAAACAATGGACAGAGCCGATCACCTCAGCAACAACGTAGCAAAGAACGATTAGAGCAGATAATGATTGAAGAGgaactgaaaatgaagaaactcacTAATAACACCACGCCAAGTTCAAGAGACGTGCCTCTAAGTAATACAAACAACGTGGAAACGAATCTAAAAATCGACCAAGCTTCGAATCCATTTGAAATACCTGAAGAGGCGAATGTTGCAATTGGAACATCTTCTGAAATGGGAAATGCCAGTCCAGCCAAAATTGACCGAGCCAAAGAAGAGTCGGATCAACATGAAAAAGAGGTTGCTAAGCAGAAAGCgaagcaaattgcaaaattaaaagagaaacaaaccaaagaagaagaaaaaaaaagggaaaagaatgccaaggaagcaaaatcaagaaaagagaaggaagaacaACCGCAAAGGGAAAAACGCGATAAAGAGGAAAAGCTCCAAAAAATAAGGGAAGGAAAACtgcaaaaggaaaaggaagagagggaggaaaaacttagaaaagaggaagaaatcTTGGAAGAAAAGTTGCGCAAAGAACAATTGGTTATCGATGAAAGACTACGTAAGGAAGAGGCCAAAGAGGAGAAGcgacaaaaagaaagagatgtCAAGGAGGAAAAATTACGAAGGGAAAGAGAATCCAAAGAAGAGAAACAACGCAAGGAGAAGGAGatcaaggagaaaaaagaaagtcAATCTCAAGAACCCACAAGgcaaaaggagaaagaggccAATGGCAAAGTGAGcaagaatgaattggaaagagAACAAAGCAATACGACACTACATGACCATAATATTGCGCCACCAGAGGTAGGGAATGGACTCTCAAAGCATGATCAAAAACCAAATGCAACGGATGATACTGACAACAAAAAATCCATGGAGTCATCCAAAGTCAAGCAAGAATCAAACTCCCAAACAACAAATCTAAACGAAGAAAGATATTCAGAAGCTATTCCTAAAAACGACGAAGACCTGAATCCATTTGGCGATGATAGGAAAGCAAAATATCAAGACAAATCCAAAACAGAGGAGCCTTCGACATTGCAGAACCCTTTTGAGGAAGGTGTCTTTCCTACAAATGAGCCGTTGCACATTGACAAAAACGATTGGGATCTGATCAAGCAAGAGCTATTCCACGAAGATGGTGATGCACAGGAAATCATATTCACACCATTTGAAAAGGATGATGAGACACCAATGGATGTCAACAGACTTGAAAAACAGGCTCAAGATCAAATAGCAGAACTTTTTCAAAGTAACactttggagaagaaaaaacgGAAAGAAGGTGATGCTTTATCCAAACAGAATGACGAATATGAGGACGTCGCAGAATTAAGTGCAGAagagttgaaaaagaaacaacaagAAGATGAGGCCTCAAGGCAACAGAGATTGAAGGCTCAGTACCTGAAGGAGCAAGAAGAACTCAAAGCAAAGAAGGATGCAAAACGAAAGAACAAGAGGAGGGATAAATCACAAGACAGTAAGCTTTCATTCTCCTTCTTTAGCTCCTCATCATCCCAAAAAggtggggatgatgatgaaatggaAGGTCTTGTGAAACCATCCCATTCATCAAGATATTCTTTGGAGACAAACGGCTCTGAAATGCTTGACTCACATTCAcgaatttccaaaaaagagcgagctaaattggaaaaagaagcccaaaaggaaaaaaagaggattGAGAAACTGGAGAAGGAACagcagaaaattgaaaagaaagaaatggaggAGAAAAGCAAGCAAGATCAGCTGATAAAACAAGCTGAATTGGCCAAGCTGGCAAAAgaacagaaagaagaacagaagaggaaaaagcaagaagagaaagaacacagaaaaaatgctcaagaagaaaaggacaaaaaacaGACAGAATTGGCTAAGCTTGCATTGCAAcagaaagaagacgaaaaaaagaaaaaagaggaagaaaaggaaagaaaagaaaaaggaaagagagaaaaagagatgaaGCAAGCGGAATTGGCCAAACTAGCTTTAGAGCAAAAGCAGGAGGCTAAACGCAGGAAAGAGCAAGATAAAGAAAGTAAAGAGCAGGCACAAAAAGAGCATGAAATGAGGCAAGCAGAGTTGGCCAAGCTTGCGCTTGAGcaaaaggaagaggaaaagaggaggaagttGGAAGAAAAGGAGACCAAAGATAATGCAAAGAAGGACCAAGAAATGAGGCAGGCAGAATTGGCCAGGCTCGCCTTTGAgcagaaagaagaagaaaagagaagaaagttagaagagaaagagaataaAGATCTTatgaaaaaggaagaggagaaaagaCAGGCAGAATTAGCTAAGATTGCCCTTGAACAAAAAGcagaggaaagaagaagaaaattagAAGAAAAGGAGGACAAAAATCGGACaaagaaggaacaagaaaagaagcaAGAAGAATTGGCGAGGCTAGCTCTTGAACAAAAGGAAGagcaaaggaaaaagaaattggaaggaaaagaggaaaaagatcgcatgaaaatggaagagAAAAGAAGACAAGAAGAATTGGCAAAGCTTGCacttgaggaagaagaaggagaaaataGACAGAAGGTGGAAGAAAATGAGGTTAAAGATCGcataaaaaaggaagaaggcaAATTGGACATGGCATCTagtcaacaaaagaaaaaaaccaatctGGATCCACACTCGCAGAAATGTAGAGAAACACATTTACTAACTCAAGATAACAAAGACAGTGTTCCCAAGGAGAAAACAATTTCTACCTCAGATATGCATGACCTTGAACAAGAAAGTGACATCACGAATGAGTCTAACATAAGGGAACAAGAACTTAAAATCGAGCAgcagaaaaaggaaattgacGATATGCAAATGCTTATCAGCTTGGCAAATGAAGAACCCCCCAAGTCATCCGACCTTAATGAAGGAAATTGGCCCGTGAATCAAAATGTTCCGCCTCTTCATGAAAGTACAGCTCAATCCaacggtggtcaaaaatctGGAAAAGAAGAGATCTCAAATTCGCGCAAGGACCTAAATAAACGTTCTTTCTTGAGCAAGTTATTCCATACGAAAAGCGGAAAGGcaaaatcaatgtcaaatttggatGATCCTGCGGAGACAAAAGAAGACGAGCGGTATGTTGGTTAAATCCTTGTTTGCCGCTCTTTgcaatccaattcaaattgattcaCACACCTTTCAGAACTTTTGAGCCCGTAATATTCTCGGCCTCCTCGGCTCGCCCCACAATTGAGCCCTCAAATCTCAGTCCAGAagaaaaagatgcaaataaaacgCGCCCTACAAGGTAAGTGAATTTGAAACGATGTAGCCGTGACAACACTTCGAGATTGAAGGCATACCTTTCGAAACCCTGCTCGATGCGAATGATCAGTAATTTATGTCGTAGACATTTTAGAGGACACATCTGAGACACTCTTGGAAGAAGTGTTGGCAAACGTTCTTGGCCCAAAAGCTCCCAGGACTTTTGACGGTGTGCGtaggtgaaaaatgaaagctcAGGGTAACCTATGGGAATGTGCCCTCCTCGGCCAGAGCGAGCCACTCACACACTTTGTAGCTCATTGTTGTGGAGCTCGTCATACGGGCTAGGAGGGGTAATCATCGTCATTCTGGCCTAATAAGTACACGACTTCCAAGGAGGTTGTTCATCCAGGACTGAAATGGCTGTTTGAGAGAAAAGTAATGCTCTCCGTCGATTTGGTCTCTCCTCTTGCCTCCATGGGAGTCTATGGACCCTTTGAGTCTTTGGGATCGCAGGTTTAATAAACTTGGAAAAGACGATAGTGTGCCAATAGTTCCAGAACTACCAACCCAAGAGTACTTGACATTCGAGGCACTTCAAAGGGAGGAAGAAATCTCGGACGAAGAAAGTGATAGTGCCGTCAGAAAGAGTGTTGGTAACGATTCCTCAGGTTATCTGGACTCAGATATTAGTCAAGGTTGCTTTGCATCTGTAAGATCGCGGTAAGTTATGTACCTCACCTACATACTCATTGTCGTAGCACATCTTTGATTGTATTCATTGACGATAAGATAATATGCTCCATAGAACCACCAATGtattattttgattgattggaccATTGTGtgacaaaatccaaaaaaactgCTTTCACAGAATGATTGAGAAGACATCGTATTACAAGACTATTCTTAATATagcaaagaaattgattgGGATCAATAGCTTTCAGTGTGCATTCTTTTACAGAGGGCAATCGAACTGGGAGAGATGAGTTTTAGACAATTAAAGATAACTTGCAATACTTCACTTGAACCGTTAAGTTTCCGTGCATTACTCTTCATCCCCATCAGTTTTTTCCCTCACTCTCGTCGGTCCATTCGATCTGATCACTGTTACAGTGTCTCCGCAAAGCAGGATTTTGCAGTGTCCTAAACCACACTGTGCACGCTGTACTTCGAATCATCTGACTGTTAGCTGCGGAGAGAGTCTTGAAACAAACTGGACGATGTCCAACTTTTGAAGGTTCAGTAGGGTAAGGAGACATGCAAATGGCCTCGCACATTTCGTCGTCCTAGTGCGGTCACAGTAGGGGAGAACAAGCAAGAAATTCCTCAGCTAGGCAAGATGGAGAGCGTTCATTCTCTCTGACGTGGATTGAGGCCTAATTGATTGACACCTTGGGTCCCGCTTTTCAGTGAACATCTCTACGAACCAATTTTGGGGAGCCCcaaaccatccccattagcgGATCGTAAGGATCAGCTCAAGGAGATTGTCGAATCGCCCACGGAAGACAATCAAGATTCACCACCCGGACTGCCCctaaagaacaagaacaaacgCGCCAAACATAGGTCACAAGAAGCACCTGAAGCTATGGctgccaagacttctaatagGTAGGAACGTCGTTCCGAGGTTTGACCTTGGTTGGGTGGATGAGGTTTCAACACTCACTCAGGAATTGATGGCACTTTTTGTTTGATCTATGCAGTACCTCCTTCTGGAAGTTTGGCtccaagaaaaacaatgatgaACCGGATTTGGTGAAGAACGGGTTCCATGACGAAGATGACGCggaggaggatgaagaggataTGGACACCTCCTCGGCAGGGGGCAAAGACCGGTTAGCATTGGACATTGCATTGTTGGGCATAGCAGAATAAGGTTTTGAGAGAGTAAGTGCGTTTCAAACCTTTAGGAAAAGTCGCGACCGGAAGAAGAAGCCGGGTTTGGGAACCAAGATGAAGAACTTTCGGCTCCCATCACCTGGAGAAGTGGCAAATGGCTACTTAAGTTCGAACTTTCATCAAAAGAACTTCAAGCAACCGTTGGTCAGTCGTTCACGTATGGAAGATCAAGATTTGCAACGGATTCGACAACTCACTGTCGAGCGGAATACCCCGTCTGAATTGGCGTCGCTTTCGCACCCCTTTGACATCCCTTTGCCTAAATTCAGGAAAAACCGAAGCAAGAGCAACAAGCGTGACGAGAGTGAAAGGTACAGGAAACGGAAACGCACGTGTTTaagctggttggttggtggcaCCCTTTTCACGTTGACCTTTTTTTAGTGAGGATGGTGGGCATGCACCCAATCGGCTTTATGGAACACTGCCTAGATCTTGGAGAGAGCAAAATCTGGTGACAGGTGTCAAAGAGAATGTTGATCCTAACTTGGTGAAGGAACGACAAGAGCTGGTCAAGACCAAGTCCCCATCTGAATTGGCACAATTTCGATCAATCACGGATTTCCCTGTTCCCTCGAAGATTCAGAACATTTTTTCGACCAACAAGAAGAACCCTCAACGTCAAGCTGAAAAGCGGAGGTAAAAatcgcaaaaaaaataatctacTACCCACGACATCGCTGATGATTATTTTTGGATCTGAGTTCAGACATAGCGCCTCTAGTGTTGAAGCAACTCCAGAGGGTTGGACCAAGAGCTTGCCAAGGTCCTGGAAGGATACTAAGCTCGTGACCAATGTTAAGGAATACCAACCGAATGATATTGTGAAGCAAAGACAGGAATTGGTGTCGACCAAAAAGCCTCATGAGTTGGCTCAAATCCATGGCTTTTCAGATTTCCCAGTACCAGCCCTCTTCAAACGATCAAGATCAAGCTCGGGCACCAGAGATAAAGAATCAAGGAAACGGTAATTCATTCGGGAAGAAAGGGTGATTTTTAGCAATGGCTGTGTAACTCCTGTATATAGTAGGTGCGTTTCTAAGTACCTTTGCCTAGACTAACGTCACATCCTCTACGTCTATGCAGAGCGAGCAGAACCAGCAGTGTGGTAAGCATCACTCGATCTGTGGGTGGAACTCTCTCAAGAGGATGGAAGGATACCAAGTTGGTGACCAAAGTCAAGGTCGAGCCCGACTCAGACACTCTCACCATGAGGAGGAACTTGATTCAGGCCAAGTCCCCGGCTGAGTTGGCCCAAATTACATCGGTGGCAGATTTTCCGATTCCAACTGCACTAGAGCACTTTTGGAAATCGGACAAACCCAAGGAAAGCGAAGGCACCGAGAAGAAAGGCACGCATAAGAGGTAGGTTCATGATGCCAGCAGATGATGCATCGAAGCCGAATTGTAATGCATGCTTATAATTGGCTTTTAGCATGTCGAATTTGGAAGATATGTACAGTAATCTACCTCGTGCCTTGAAAACTGAATGCTTGGTTCGGAGTAAAATCGAAGATGAAGAGGTGCTAAAGAAGCGCCAAAAGCTTGTGGAAACCATGAAACCTGGTGAACTAGCCTCCATCACTTCTATCTCGGATATTCCCATCCCAAGTGCCTTGGAAAACATCTTTAAGAGCTCGGACAAGCCAGAGCCTCCAGCCAGAAGAAACAAGGATATAGAGGAGAAGCGCAAGTAGGGCACACTACTTACATACATTTCAGCTCTAAGGTTTTGGTCCACTTCGCTTTTTCCCAATTACAGACGAAACCGATCCGTTGGTGCACTTTTAAGCTATGAAGGCCTACCTGAGAGCCTCAAAGCTGAAGTTCTAGTCCGATCCAAAGTGGAAGAAGATCCTGAGGAAGTGAGAGTGAGGCAAGAGCTGGTCAAGAACAAAACACCAAGCCAACTAGCATCAATCAATAGTTTTTCGGACTTCCCTTTGCCAAAGATGATTGATACTATGGTTAGACCCGGAAGGAGAACCCTCAAGAGCACTAAACAAAAGGATTTGGAGAAGAAACGAAGGTACTTTCATTCACATTATCACTCAAACTCATTGACTGGCATTTCAACTCACTCTCAAACTTATAGCCAAAGCTGGGCTAGCTTACCAGAGACCAGTTCAGGAATGTTTTCCTCCCTGAAGAGAGACTTGGAGGTCTCCAGGGTTCAAGAGCCAGATCAAGAGACCGTTCGCAAACGTAGAGATATGTTGAAAAATAAGTCGGTCTCCGATTTGGCGCAAATTGGCTCGTTGGCAGACTTTCCAGTACCGACAGTGTTCCAAAACATGGTGGGCACTTCTAAGCGAGATAAAAGCGTCGAGAAAAATAGGTGAGTGGGTcttgttccttctttttcaGTCTTCCAAATGACCCAAATTGATTCCATTCGTTGGATGAGATCTGCTCCAAGCCTCTTAGgttattgtttaaaaggaTATTTCTTGAGTAGAGTCCtctgaaaatataaaaagaaaCTACAGTAGTTTGGATGCCTAGCTTTTCGCCCTCCAAAGTAACAGATTTTCGAGATGNNNNNNNNNNNNNNNNNNNNNNNNNNNNNNNNAGATTTTCGAGATGAATTCT contains the following coding sequences:
- the LOC131887810 gene encoding uncharacterized protein LOC131887810 isoform X5, whose translation is MAEGRRKLEQDSQIVSVGLAACEKHPDGVEINPKNVSRRRASPQWKGHFDKLSDKWGTISSASSSVAGSLPTSPIPYHLWGDLEKQKEQGGYPWTHLSHNQEEEVWIDPLKLPRDISAATIRRRDKSIPREWFHLPEGAEPPSVEELLRESSSDDDNVDDTQGAQRAKSPPLCGRGRSKSRERKLNKHKLSSQAQDLQAEYEIVHPVPPQDNPFASESSLKGLSSPFTTYNALPSHDQTSTNAEISRINQEANDPHVHLKQEIVINKEAEDDSDSTGCFPLTRRSRSRSKSKEKKTGKRSTSRHQSENAYALPPRTDVPGREGQISPPEVNRDKKPTPKSIKTKHQGGKSNSSRDEGYEPVGQRRTGFEGTSSLVKLDTREGTNPFLIEDNSPNITKEYEDVQPFGPPLLNNGQSRSPQQQRSKERLEQIMIEEELKMKKLTNNTTPSSRDVPLSNTNNVETNLKIDQASNPFEIPEEANVAIGTSSEMGNASPAKIDRAKEESDQHEKEVAKQKAKQIAKLKEKQTKEEEKKREKNAKEAKSRKEKEEQPQREKRDKEEKLQKIREGKLQKEKEEREEKLRKEEEILEEKLRKEQLVIDERLRKEEAKEEKRQKERDVKEEKLRRERESKEEKQRKEKEIKEKKESQSQEPTRQKEKEANGKVSKNELEREQSNTTLHDHNIAPPEVGNGLSKHDQKPNATDDTDNKKSMESSKVKQESNSQTTNLNEERYSEAIPKNDEDLNPFGDDRKAKYQDKSKTEEPSTLQNPFEEGVFPTNEPLHIDKNDWDLIKQELFHEDGDAQEIIFTPFEKDDETPMDVNRLEKQAQDQIAELFQSNTLEKKKRKEGDALSKQNDEYEDVAELSAEELKKKQQEDEASRQQRLKAQYLKEQEELKAKKDAKRKNKRRDKSQDSKLSFSFFSSSSSQKGGDDDEMEGLVKPSHSSRYSLETNGSEMLDSHSRISKKERAKLEKEAQKEKKRIEKLEKEQQKIEKKEMEEKSKQDQLIKQAELAKLAKEQKEEQKRKKQEEKEHRKNAQEEKDKKQTELAKLALQQKEDEKKKKEEEKERKEKGKREKEMKQAELAKLALEQKQEAKRRKEQDKESKEQAQKEHEMRQAELAKLALEQKEEEKRRKLEEKETKDNAKKDQEMRQAELARLAFEQKEEEKRRKLEEKENKDLMKKEEEKRQAELAKIALEQKAEERRRKLEEKEDKNRTKKEQEKKQEELARLALEQKEEQRKKKLEGKEEKDRMKMEEKRRQEELAKLALEEEEGENRQKVEENEVKDRIKKEEGKLDMASSQQKKKTNLDPHSQKCRETHLLTQDNKDSVPKEKTISTSDMHDLEQESDITNESNIREQELKIEQQKKEIDDMQMLISLANEEPPKSSDLNEGNWPVNQNVPPLHESTAQSNGGQKSGKEEISNSRKDLNKRSFLSKLFHTKSGKAKSMSNLDDPAETKEDERTFEPVIFSASSARPTIEPSNLSPEEKDANKTRPTSEHLYEPILGSPKPSPLADRKDQLKEIVESPTEDNQDSPPGLPLKNKNKRAKHRSQEAPEAMAAKTSNSTSFWKFGSKKNNDEPDLVKNGFHDEDDAEEDEEDMDTSSAGGKDRKSRDRKKKPGLGTKMKNFRLPSPGEVANGYLSSNFHQKNFKQPLVSRSRMEDQDLQRIRQLTVERNTPSELASLSHPFDIPLPKFRKNRSKSNKRDESESEDGGHAPNRLYGTLPRSWREQNLVTGVKENVDPNLVKERQELVKTKSPSELAQFRSITDFPVPSKIQNIFSTNKKNPQRQAEKRRHSASSVEATPEGWTKSLPRSWKDTKLVTNVKEYQPNDIVKQRQELVSTKKPHELAQIHGFSDFPVPALFKRSRSSSGTRDKESRKRASRTSSVVSITRSVGGTLSRGWKDTKLVTKVKVEPDSDTLTMRRNLIQAKSPAELAQITSVADFPIPTALEHFWKSDKPKESEGTEKKGTHKSMSNLEDMYSNLPRALKTECLVRSKIEDEEVLKKRQKLVETMKPGELASITSISDIPIPSALENIFKSSDKPEPPARRNKDIEEKRKRNRSVGALLSYEGLPESLKAEVLVRSKVEEDPEEVRVRQELVKNKTPSQLASINSFSDFPLPKMIDTMVRPGRRTLKSTKQKDLEKKRSQSWASLPETSSGMFSSLKRDLEVSRVQEPDQETVRKRRDMLKNKSVSDLAQIGSLADFPVPTVFQNMVGTSKRDKSVEKNRSETPTGKKESLYEKLPASLRQECLVRVKDENPELQKKRQELTRAKSPTELGNIGSLSDIPIPSPIQNLLHRKSETGSPIPPPRRKDRDDHPKSMYERLPESLKTEVLVRSVVEADEKVLRQRQEMTRSMSPAQLSEIHGFSDFPMPSFKKKKDQSEERGKSQEKENSTESERGSGLYATLPKSLKSEVLVRAKMEDPEVQRQRAEVVKSKSVHELSQITSLSDIPMPAFVSKGPRPVERKKRFREKQRSNSAKNLYETLPRTLRSELLVKQTVQDQALLQQRRRMAGSKSVQELSQIHSLGEFPLPGWLSKSKPDVSASGMDSKRTSMSNLSSKQHIYSTMPKSLTQEMLVRAVIQDPTVINQRRALTQSKSVSELAQINSLADFPIPSTLSRMISRKKDKSRDNESRTETMSTDPESKESGLYATLPKSLKTEVLVRSRMEDPEILRYRQQLAQSKSVGELASIGGFSDFPLPTPIQNLFTGKRRSKREPSKEPEKERERSNSSRPGSRGPSNDMYASLPRSLKTELQVRSMQEGDTQTLKERRALVESKSPAELGQIHSFSEIPVPRMVEDWLHSSESKKGLDSPQRPSRSAHELRGGGLYETLPRSLKEPVLVGSTVEDPDLARQRAELTRSKSPSELAAIRGLGDIPIPGLWSHDSGRTREKKKKDVKEPPKESNKMGTLTRPCVVRSKIEDPEILRQRQELQQNKSIHELSKINNVNEIPLPFKIPLPDIPFPQPTKIFTLFKKKPAQEPVVAASSEIGYTPSASPVTNADTTEAELLRFETSSMDMDTHREQDFGYEVIDRTLADVNQLQDDFEGDDELSEREVHPKVGQAPTSLRKDLATARHQPGLQSQNQQRLDDDEQLVEQYRGTPERKVPSRNKRRTQPHPASSPRHEFPRSESPPPPLPPKKPGGRREEIIDDYEDEEDEEMEVVPVKGILTLEASNGNLQVRKNEYKIQPHIRIGHESPRLDSYDEVFPASLNLAPTALNLKVPFPNEIHESPECATLATLSQPLPVFAPRRRKKQERVDHEDCPEHDRKENILVQTECPPSFGITNSVEECSLPSSSFLCDSSQDQENPILTGLESEREIERITTETDLLTTDDDVERIQSRPLPAPPAPKRTLKKKPSPKKQESHPLSPEMKAASLEESHDEASLKVPNSLMKRSGSSASNKSASRLSMKSPIPSSDASFHTAVQSSMDRTLVDSSEVRRRDNMDEDEETLADSIVDSMHSCADTIVVSDDDLTLNEQGGDTDMEGDDDPLSEHFHSIPLNTASESMEQYVRRMQETPTPPAEDPPFSSVSGLDTSSRFGGETQELSRELLEHVGNLRSTLDHMSSKLGTSPQPPHQA